One Phaseolus vulgaris cultivar G19833 chromosome 2, P. vulgaris v2.0, whole genome shotgun sequence DNA window includes the following coding sequences:
- the LOC137812067 gene encoding protein yippee-like At5g53940: MGRVFVVDLDGRSYGCRYCNTPLALAHNILSRNFNCSQGRAYLFSKVVNITLGTPVERVMISGLHTVEDIFCCCCGQLLGWKYVLAYEKNEAYKEGKFVLERWRIVDNVEEELELNLDAQAGSQGSQATSQADSQAGSQVDSQADSLAGSSDTENA; this comes from the exons ATGGGGAGGGTTTTTGTTGTTGATTTGGATGGCAGATCCTACGGATGCAGATACTGCAATACTCCTCTGGCTCTCGCTCATAACATTCTTTCTCGG AACTTCAACTGCAGCCAAGGGAGAGCATATCTTTTCAGCAAAGT GGTGAACATAACTCTTGGGACTCCGGTGGAGAGAGTGATGATTTCCGGACTGCACACAGTTGAAGACATATTTTGTTGCTGCTGTGGACAACTTCTTGGATGGAAATAT GTTCTGGCATATGAAAAGAATGAAGCATACAAAGAAGGGAAGTTTGTGCTTGAGAG GTGGAGGATTGTTGACAATGTTGAAGAGGAGTTGGAATTAAATTTGGATGCACAAGCTGGTTCACAAGGATCTCAAGCTACTTCTCAAGCTGATTCTCAGGCTGGTTCTCAGGTTGATTCTCAGGCTGATTCTCTAGCTGGCTCAAGTGACACAGAAAACGCCTAG